One genomic segment of Oncorhynchus mykiss isolate Arlee chromosome 10, USDA_OmykA_1.1, whole genome shotgun sequence includes these proteins:
- the LOC118936814 gene encoding NACHT, LRR and PYD domains-containing protein 1 homolog, with amino-acid sequence MFRHRTPKGSYECTVSGLRWLCERDVILKYHFRNWEPYSQLLKDMQYTQGGPLLDITMELGELEEVHLPHCFCLGTNPSLRNEMKILHVEEHGVSLEEVHEVTRFHAKILHPKFSAISVILSYILSWNVDVHCELMLYLTVKRETLIPRLYLFPSNPGQIQAVEQQEIKFQGSKRFPNTRPERSFKLKSSFRLNVPCSTSINPPRVHLIHRDTTPSFFRAVVKMTGIDIAMELFGDDETTAWKEIVPTDEYIADSSSTRGPARSAKLQLRSVRTEFVKRVSRPVLNELLDGLLQHTVINQEEMESVKVIAERAEKARDIIDMVLRKGTESCSRMINLLREIDPYLWSMLQLNSVGVPT; translated from the exons ATGTTCAG GCACAGGACACCCAAAGGGAGTTATGAGTGCACAGTGTCTGGGCTCCGCtggctgtgtgagagagatgtcaTTCTGAAGTATCACTTCAGGAACTGGGAACCCTACAGTCAACTTCTGAAAGACATGCAGTACACACAAGGTGGTCCATTGCTGGACATCACTATGGAGTTGGGTGAACTGGAGGAAGTTCATCTGCCACACTGTTTCTGTTTGG GGACCAACCCTTCCCTGAGGAATGAGATGAAGATTCTTCATGTAGAGGAACATGGAGTGTCTTTAGAGGAAGTGCATGAGGTCACCAGATTCCATGCTAAGATTCTCCATCCCAAGTTCTCAGCTATCTCTGTTATACTGAGCTATATCCTTTCTTGGAACGTAGATGTCCACTGTGAGCTgatgctctatctgacagtgaaAAGGGAAACATTAATTCCACGCCTGTACCTGTTCCCCAGTAACCCCGGCCAAATACAG GCTGTGGAACAACAGGAAATAAAATTTCAAGGGTCTAAAAGGTTTCCCAACACAAGACCAGAGCGGTCCTTCAAGCTGAAGAGTTCCTTCAGACTGAACGTTCCCTGTTCAACCTCCATCAATCCACCG agGGTTCATCTCATACATAGAGACACCACACCAAGCTTTTTCAGGGCGGTTGTGAAAATGACAGGGATTGACATTGCGATGGAATTATTTGGTGATGATGAGACGACAGCGTGGAAAGAAATAGTACCAACAG ATGAATACATCGCTGACAGCAGTTCAACAA GAGGTCCGGCTCGTTCTGCAAAACTGCAGCTGCGTTCTGTACGGACAGAGTTTGTGAAACGAGTGTCAAGACCTGTCCTGAATGAACTGCTGGACGGACTCCTGCAACACACAGTCATCAACCAGGAGGAAATGGAGTCAGTGAAGGTGATAGCTGAGAGGGCAGAGAAGGCACGTGACATCATCGACATGGTGTTGAGAAAAGGAACTGAGTCGTGTTCCAGGATGATCAACCTTCTTCGGGAGATTGACCCCTATCTTTGGTCAATGCTTCAGcttaacagtgttggggtaccaacctaa